A single region of the Chryseobacterium culicis genome encodes:
- a CDS encoding ABC-F family ATP-binding cassette domain-containing protein — protein MLSVQSLGLHHSGNYLFQNVNFTIKKDDKVGLVGKNGAGKSTLLKMLSGEINFYEGEVVTEGSVTIGFLKQDLDFVKGRTVWAETMQAFEQINAWKDELEEVNHQMTVRTDYESDSYTDLINKMTELNDLLMNHDAYNLEGDMEKVLFGLGFKADDFQKITDEFSGGWRMRIELAKLLLQKNDIMLLDEPTNHLDMESIIWLENFLKDYPGAIVLVSHDKQFMTAVCNRTFDINNKKVDDYKANYSKYLVMREDRREKLIQAKKNQDAEIKQMEDNINKFRASATKASFAQSLIKKLDKIERIEVDNEDVSKFNIRFVQSMVPGKVIFEAANLGKAYGQKQIFDNVDFIVQRGDRIALLGQNGQGKTTLAKILAGDIKDYSGAWNLGHNVNIGYFAQNQEEVLTPNKTVLEEAEDAATEETRPRVRDLLGSFLFQGDAVTKKTKVLSGGERNRLALCKLLLRPFNTLIMDEPTNHLDIQSKEIIKLALQNFEGTLIVISHDREFLQGLCDKIYEFRDGKMKEFLGDINEYLEYRQKETIREISAEKAKLHSEVKVEPKKVEEKPVVSSQSSNIVSKEQKNIQNKIKKVEEKISELETKVEEMEASFAKENPSDETLEQYNKAKEELDTALQEWEYLGTQLD, from the coding sequence TCTATGAAGGAGAAGTGGTGACGGAAGGAAGTGTTACCATTGGTTTCCTGAAGCAGGATCTTGATTTTGTAAAAGGAAGAACGGTATGGGCGGAAACCATGCAGGCTTTTGAACAGATTAATGCCTGGAAAGATGAGCTTGAAGAGGTGAATCATCAAATGACTGTCAGAACAGATTATGAAAGCGATTCTTACACGGATCTGATTAATAAAATGACCGAACTGAACGACCTTTTGATGAACCATGATGCCTATAATCTTGAAGGTGACATGGAAAAAGTGTTATTTGGTTTAGGATTTAAAGCAGACGATTTCCAAAAAATCACTGATGAATTTTCCGGAGGATGGAGAATGAGAATCGAATTGGCAAAATTACTTCTTCAGAAGAATGATATTATGCTTCTCGATGAGCCTACCAACCACCTGGATATGGAATCCATCATCTGGTTGGAGAACTTCCTGAAAGACTATCCCGGAGCTATTGTTCTGGTAAGTCACGATAAACAGTTTATGACAGCGGTTTGTAACCGTACTTTTGATATCAACAATAAAAAAGTTGACGATTATAAAGCCAACTATTCCAAATATCTTGTCATGAGAGAAGATCGCCGTGAAAAACTGATTCAGGCTAAAAAGAATCAGGATGCGGAGATCAAGCAGATGGAAGACAATATTAATAAGTTCCGTGCCAGTGCTACCAAAGCCTCTTTTGCACAGTCGCTTATTAAGAAATTAGATAAAATTGAACGTATCGAAGTGGATAACGAGGACGTTTCAAAATTCAATATCCGTTTCGTACAGTCTATGGTTCCGGGGAAAGTAATCTTCGAAGCTGCAAATCTTGGAAAAGCATATGGGCAGAAACAGATTTTTGACAATGTAGATTTTATCGTTCAGAGAGGAGACAGAATTGCTCTTTTAGGACAGAACGGACAGGGAAAAACAACGTTAGCTAAAATTTTAGCAGGAGATATCAAAGACTACTCAGGAGCTTGGAATCTTGGTCATAATGTAAACATCGGTTACTTTGCACAGAATCAGGAAGAGGTGTTGACCCCCAATAAAACGGTTCTGGAAGAAGCAGAAGATGCGGCAACAGAAGAAACAAGACCTAGAGTAAGAGACTTATTAGGATCTTTCCTTTTCCAGGGTGATGCCGTTACTAAGAAAACAAAAGTACTTTCCGGAGGTGAGAGAAACCGTCTGGCGCTTTGTAAACTATTGCTTCGTCCTTTCAACACATTGATCATGGATGAACCTACCAATCACCTGGACATCCAGTCTAAAGAAATCATCAAGCTGGCGCTGCAGAATTTTGAAGGAACCCTAATTGTAATCTCGCACGACAGAGAATTCCTTCAGGGACTTTGTGATAAGATCTATGAATTCCGTGATGGGAAAATGAAAGAATTCCTTGGGGATATCAATGAATATCTTGAATACAGACAAAAGGAAACCATCAGAGAGATTTCTGCAGAAAAGGCGAAACTTCATAGCGAAGTAAAGGTAGAGCCTAAGAAAGTGGAAGAAAAACCTGTTGTAAGCAGCCAGTCTTCAAATATTGTCAGTAAAGAACAAAAAAATATTCAGAATAAAATCAAGAAAGTAGAAGAGAAAATTTCTGAGCTTGAAACAAAAGTAGAAGAAATGGAAGCTTCTTTTGCCAAAGAAAACCCTTCAGATGAAACCTTAGAACAATATAATAAAGCTAAGGAAGAGCTGGATACCGCTTTGCAGGAATGGGAATATCTTGGAACCCAACTGGATTAA
- a CDS encoding TonB-dependent receptor, translated as MKLIYCLLLIFCGSVFTSAQKTYTVEGTVHDFHDKTLLDNAVIKIGNFTAKTNKKGQFSFDKIPAGKYTLIAQHPDCNDYTENIGVDQDVHLVITLEHHVKDIETVTVHGSHKNNGSMVVKTLDKSMISRNVTENLGNLLTNISGVNVLKTGNNIAKPIIHGLYGSRVSIMNDGVKLAEQEWGVEHAPNVDVNNFEHIDVIKGASALKYGAGAVGGVVVLQPQVLPKKDTIMGNVSLSGISNGRGADLNVKLAKTWENGWAIKTNGSYKKLGDLEAPDYGLMNTGLESSGFNFGVQKMTFEKGFSFDYYLTKSTVGILRSSHVGNSEDLRNALTSPEPIYQRDFSYDIDNPKQEIEHHIAKVSAYKRFENFGKITATYSFQYNHRKEYDIRRTEQLSKKPALDLELITNDLNVNHLIERGKWNLETGINAGYQNNYSNTQTEARRLVPNYDRYYAGIYSVLKYKIAPELDLELGGRYDYDHYDVTKWYDLSDWNKQYAADYSDFVVRINQNRILTNPSLSYNNISVNGGIVYHPSEYFDLKFNYARVSRSPNIAELFADGLHHSAAIIERGDMRMKSETGNQFNLVADVKAHVLKGLSISVNPYFFYTQNFINQIPTGYQNTQWGGAFVVYNYQQINAKMYGIDIDAQLKITDNLTYKGSGSYVYGQDTTHNVPLILMMPPNFNNSLEFNKKEWKNFYVSVSNNTYLKQTRFPVYNVPIRLFDSDGNAYNEEVDISTPPNGYSLWNLQTGVNLSKNFGIDFSVRNVFNTSYRDYLNRLRFFSNEMGRNFILTLKYQF; from the coding sequence ATGAAATTGATATATTGCCTGCTGCTGATCTTTTGCGGATCAGTATTTACAAGTGCACAAAAAACTTATACTGTAGAGGGAACCGTTCATGATTTCCATGATAAAACATTGCTGGACAATGCGGTGATTAAAATCGGGAACTTTACAGCTAAAACAAACAAGAAAGGTCAATTTTCTTTTGACAAAATTCCTGCAGGGAAGTATACACTCATTGCACAACATCCTGATTGCAATGATTATACTGAAAATATAGGAGTTGATCAGGATGTTCATCTGGTGATTACGCTGGAACATCACGTCAAAGACATCGAAACAGTGACGGTTCACGGAAGTCACAAGAACAACGGAAGCATGGTGGTGAAAACCCTTGATAAATCAATGATTTCAAGAAATGTTACCGAAAACTTAGGAAATTTACTAACCAATATTTCCGGTGTTAACGTTCTTAAAACAGGAAATAATATTGCAAAACCTATTATCCATGGACTTTATGGAAGCCGGGTTTCTATTATGAATGATGGGGTAAAGCTTGCTGAACAGGAATGGGGCGTAGAACATGCACCTAACGTAGATGTCAATAATTTTGAACATATTGACGTGATTAAAGGAGCATCGGCTTTGAAGTATGGAGCCGGAGCGGTAGGAGGAGTCGTTGTTTTACAGCCTCAGGTTTTACCTAAAAAAGATACAATCATGGGAAATGTTTCTCTTTCCGGAATTTCTAACGGAAGAGGAGCTGATCTTAATGTAAAACTGGCAAAAACCTGGGAAAACGGCTGGGCCATAAAAACCAATGGAAGCTATAAAAAACTGGGTGATCTTGAAGCTCCGGATTATGGCTTGATGAATACAGGGCTTGAAAGCTCCGGATTTAATTTTGGTGTTCAGAAGATGACCTTTGAAAAAGGTTTTTCATTTGATTATTATCTGACGAAAAGCACAGTCGGGATTCTTAGAAGTTCTCACGTAGGGAATTCTGAAGATCTGCGTAATGCTCTTACTTCACCAGAACCAATCTACCAAAGGGATTTTAGTTATGATATCGATAATCCTAAACAGGAAATTGAGCATCATATTGCTAAAGTTTCTGCTTATAAAAGGTTTGAAAATTTTGGAAAAATCACGGCTACGTATAGCTTCCAGTACAATCATAGAAAGGAATATGATATAAGACGTACAGAACAACTTAGCAAAAAACCTGCACTGGATCTTGAGCTGATCACCAATGATCTGAATGTGAACCACCTGATCGAAAGAGGAAAATGGAATCTTGAAACAGGGATTAATGCAGGATATCAGAATAACTATTCCAATACTCAGACCGAGGCAAGGCGTCTTGTCCCGAATTATGACAGATATTATGCAGGAATCTATTCCGTATTAAAATATAAAATTGCACCTGAGCTGGATCTTGAACTGGGAGGCCGATACGATTATGATCATTATGATGTAACAAAATGGTATGATCTGAGCGACTGGAATAAGCAATATGCCGCAGATTATTCAGACTTTGTAGTGAGAATCAACCAAAACAGAATTCTTACCAACCCATCTTTAAGTTATAATAATATTTCAGTAAACGGAGGAATTGTTTATCATCCATCTGAATATTTTGACCTGAAATTTAACTACGCAAGAGTTTCAAGATCTCCGAATATTGCCGAACTCTTTGCAGACGGGCTTCACCATTCCGCAGCCATTATTGAAAGAGGAGATATGAGAATGAAAAGCGAGACAGGAAATCAGTTTAATTTGGTGGCAGACGTTAAAGCACATGTCTTAAAAGGATTAAGTATTTCGGTAAACCCGTATTTCTTTTATACTCAGAATTTCATCAACCAGATTCCTACAGGATATCAGAATACGCAATGGGGTGGGGCTTTTGTAGTTTACAACTATCAGCAGATCAATGCAAAAATGTATGGAATTGATATTGATGCTCAGCTGAAAATTACAGATAATCTGACCTATAAGGGAAGCGGTTCCTATGTGTATGGACAGGATACAACCCATAATGTACCCCTTATCCTCATGATGCCTCCGAATTTTAACAATTCATTGGAATTCAATAAAAAAGAATGGAAAAACTTCTATGTTTCAGTAAGTAACAATACCTATCTGAAACAGACAAGATTTCCGGTTTATAATGTTCCAATCAGACTATTCGATTCAGATGGAAATGCTTACAATGAAGAAGTAGATATCTCTACACCTCCAAACGGATATTCGCTTTGGAACCTTCAGACAGGGGTGAATCTGTCTAAAAATTTCGGAATTGATTTTTCAGTCCGAAATGTATTCAATACGTCTTACAGAGATTATCTGAACAGACTTCGTTTCTTTTCCAACGAAATGGGAAGAAACTTTATTTTAACTCTTAAATATCAATTTTAA